A section of the Venturia canescens isolate UGA chromosome 11, ASM1945775v1, whole genome shotgun sequence genome encodes:
- the LOC122418217 gene encoding homeobox protein MSH-D-like isoform X1 translates to MSADDSKSVENDSGALEKCVSSPRVSAFSIERLLAPSESNSTIKRTIRDEKFAFDKIRVAPDSSMSLNEDIEAQEDADVVCSTSPGPEISYEACTSSSGTNSILGVEGPESENANEGNSSVTSDEDRKKRPRTAFTASQIKSLEAEFERNKYLSVAKRLQLSKSLKLTETQIKIWFQNRRTKWKRKYTNDVELLAQQYYSSLGIPAPRPIFVGDRLWFFNYPGQPAVPASPLVPGHVNPLHLGPALPIVQSLPSNLSVGTQNSVFQNCLNPHQNHHLGQQLDFRRQDRVSRNCRQVRSIVCIVER, encoded by the exons ATGTCTGCGGACGACTCAAAATCGGTGGAAAACGATTCTGGCGCGTTAGAAAAGTGCGTCTCGAGTCCTCGAGTATCGGCTTTCAGCATCGAAAGACTACTGGCACCGAGTGAAAGTAATTCGACGATAAAAAGGACTAttcgcgatgaaaaatttgctttCGATAAAATTAGAGTGGCTCCTGACTCATCCATGTCCCTCAACGAGGATATCGAAGCTCAGGAAGACGCTGACGTCGTTTGCTCGACTTCACCCGGACCGGAAATAAGTTACG AAGCGTGTACCAGCAGCTCtggaacgaattccattttgGGTGTCGAAGGCCCCGAGTCGGAAAACGCGAACGAGGGTAATTCCAGTGTGACCAGTGACGAGGACAGGAAAAAGAGACCGAGAACCGCCTTCACAGCTTCGCAGATCAAGTCTCTCGAGGCTGAGTTCGAGAGGAACAAATATCTGAGCGTCGCCAAAAGATTGCAGCTGAGCAAAAGTCTCAAACTCACGGAAACTCAG ATCAAAATATGGTTTCAAAACAGACGAACCAAGTGGAAAAGGAAATACACGAACGACGTCGAGCTTCTGGCACAGCAGTACTATTCCAGCCTCGGGATTCCGGCTCCGAGGCCCATTTTCGTTGGCGATCGATTGTG gttttttaACTACCCCGGCCAACCAGCCGTCCCGGCATCACCCCTCGTGCCAGGCCACGTGAATCCTCTGCATTTGGGCCCTGCTTTACCGATCGTCCAATCTTTACCCAGCAACCTTTCGGTCGGGACGCAAAATTCTGTATTCCAAAACTGCCTTAATCCACATCAGAATCACCATTTGGGACAGCAGCTCGATTTTCGGAGACAGGACag aGTGTCACGGAACTGTCGACAGGTGCGTTCGATCGTGTGCATTGTCGAACGATAG
- the LOC122418217 gene encoding homeobox protein MSH-D-like isoform X2 has product MSADDSKSVENDSGALEKCVSSPRVSAFSIERLLAPSESNSTIKRTIRDEKFAFDKIRVAPDSSMSLNEDIEAQEDADVVCSTSPGPEISYEACTSSSGTNSILGVEGPESENANEGNSSVTSDEDRKKRPRTAFTASQIKSLEAEFERNKYLSVAKRLQLSKSLKLTETQIKIWFQNRRTKWKRKYTNDVELLAQQYYSSLGIPAPRPIFVGDRLWFFNYPGQPAVPASPLVPGHVNPLHLGPALPIVQSLPSNLSVGTQNSVFQNCLNPHQNHHLGQQLDFRRQDRNLKEEQKG; this is encoded by the exons ATGTCTGCGGACGACTCAAAATCGGTGGAAAACGATTCTGGCGCGTTAGAAAAGTGCGTCTCGAGTCCTCGAGTATCGGCTTTCAGCATCGAAAGACTACTGGCACCGAGTGAAAGTAATTCGACGATAAAAAGGACTAttcgcgatgaaaaatttgctttCGATAAAATTAGAGTGGCTCCTGACTCATCCATGTCCCTCAACGAGGATATCGAAGCTCAGGAAGACGCTGACGTCGTTTGCTCGACTTCACCCGGACCGGAAATAAGTTACG AAGCGTGTACCAGCAGCTCtggaacgaattccattttgGGTGTCGAAGGCCCCGAGTCGGAAAACGCGAACGAGGGTAATTCCAGTGTGACCAGTGACGAGGACAGGAAAAAGAGACCGAGAACCGCCTTCACAGCTTCGCAGATCAAGTCTCTCGAGGCTGAGTTCGAGAGGAACAAATATCTGAGCGTCGCCAAAAGATTGCAGCTGAGCAAAAGTCTCAAACTCACGGAAACTCAG ATCAAAATATGGTTTCAAAACAGACGAACCAAGTGGAAAAGGAAATACACGAACGACGTCGAGCTTCTGGCACAGCAGTACTATTCCAGCCTCGGGATTCCGGCTCCGAGGCCCATTTTCGTTGGCGATCGATTGTG gttttttaACTACCCCGGCCAACCAGCCGTCCCGGCATCACCCCTCGTGCCAGGCCACGTGAATCCTCTGCATTTGGGCCCTGCTTTACCGATCGTCCAATCTTTACCCAGCAACCTTTCGGTCGGGACGCAAAATTCTGTATTCCAAAACTGCCTTAATCCACATCAGAATCACCATTTGGGACAGCAGCTCGATTTTCGGAGACAGGACag AAACTTGAAAGAGGAACAAAAAGGGTAG
- the CycH gene encoding cyclin-H: MFPLSSQKKYWSFSDENDLMVLRQRTNAEFIEKHGAKMTLEQREEYFLSDQEERSLLKSYEMHLRDFCRRFTPPMPRATIATALHYFKRFYLRNSAMDFHPKEILVTCVYLASKVEEFNVSISQFVANIKGDRDKASDIILNNELLLMQQLNYNLTIHNPFRPVEGLMIDIKTRYPMLDNPEKLRPHIEDFLEKVFLTDSVLLYAPSQIALAAIFHAASTLAVDLDNYVTETLFPRERLAGIVEAVRKIRTMTKITELPTRDTIRALEKKLDKCRNQENNPDSEIYKKRMQDMLDEDDIPDNDIYAKIIQDQAAHDEKVLGASKMLSPSAS; encoded by the exons atgtttccatTGAGCTCACAAAAGAAATATTGGTCGTTCAGCGATGAGAACGATTTGATGGTTCTGAGACAACGGACTAATGCAGAATTCATCGAGAAACATGGGGCGAAAATGACA ctgGAACAGCGAGAAGAATATTTTCTATCCGATCAGGAAGAAAGATCTTTGCTCAAATCTTACGAAATGCATTTACGAGACTTCTGCAGAAGATTTACCCCCCCAATGCCCAGAGCCACGATCGCTACTGCGCTTCATTACTTCAAAAGATTTTATCTTCGAAACAGTGCCATGGATTTTCATCCTAAAGAGATTTTAGTCACCTGCGTTTATCTTGCCAGTAAA GTAGAAGAATTCAATGTTTCGATATCTCAGTTCGTCGCTAATATTAAGGGCGACCGAGACAAAGCTTCTGACATTATTCTCAACAACGAATTATTGCTCATGCAACAGCTCAATTACAATCTCACGATTCATAATCCGTTCAGGCCAGTGGAAGGTTTGATGATCGATATTAAG ACTCGCTATCCAATGTTGGATAATCCTGAAAAGCTACGACCTCACATTGAGGATTTTTTGGAGAAGGTTTTTTTGACTGACAGCGTTTTGCTTTATGCCCCGAGCCAGATCGCTTTGGCTGCAATTTTCCACGCAGCCTCGACCCTTGCAGTCGATCTCGATAATTACGTCACCGAAACTTTGTTCCCTCGAGAACGTTTAGCAGGAATCGTCGAGGCGGTCAGAA AAATTCGCACAATGACCAAAATAACGGAGCTCCCAACGAGAGATACGATCCGAGCCCTCGAAAAGAAATTGGACAAGTGCCGAAACCAGGAAAACAATCCCGACAGCGAGAT ATACAAAAAACGGATGCAGGACATGCTGGACGAGGACGACATCCCGGACAACGATATTTACGCAAAAATCATACAAGATCAAGCAGCACACGACGAAAAAGTCTTGGGCGCTAGTAAAATGCTCTCACCTTCGGCTTCCTAA
- the LOC122418098 gene encoding UBX domain-containing protein 4, translated as MKWFPGSISEAVTAAKQRGAIFVVFVEGKDEKSVQAARVLDEQAISLRMERDNFVSVKVEADTEAFVFFQQIYEKVSVPSLYFIGDNGVPVFTLVGGLDPAELTAKLDSHFPEVAKSAAGASSSFIQSEQSADSSASAQPQSPEASTMKSNSSSEAPKERELTAEEKIERAKKIVELQRQQKIAEEREAEKQREIERRLLGKDLQALKQKQHEAEIKLALDERMREKAAEAEAREKVLKQIAQDKLERKQREMALQQQTAQQQRQNQDDRSEAIASGSSSSDSTTARIQFRLPSGAPHLGKFEATSTLGSLRSYVARNIELPFQQFTMSTTFPRRDLVVKDDDKTLMELELVPTAVILILPVKSSKVTSVVSSDGDAGFVSRFIWALFAPIMSIYNFVMGYFSGAPRNPPDSRSDVNPGGRGASPNAERFGRVPDQPGSINGNILGGPSTTIRSRGNIHRLHSGGDDNDENNTWNGNSTQQM; from the exons ATGAAGTGGTTTCCTGGAAGTATCAGCGAGGCTGTAACCGCAGCGAAACAACGGGGAGCCATTTTCGTCGTGTTTGTCGAAG GCAAAGACGAAAAGTCCGTCCAGGCGGCTCGGGTGCTCGATGAGCAGGCGATTTCGTTGCGAATGGAGCGCGACAACTTCGTCTCTGTCAAAGTCGAGGCGGACACCGAGGcgtttgttttctttcaacaAATTT ACGAAAAAGTGAGCGTTCCGTCGCTCTATTTCATCGGTGACAATGGCGTGCCCGTGTTTACATTAGTCGGTGGTTTAGACCCAGCCGAATTGACTGCGAAACTCGACAGCCATTTTCCCGAAGTTGCAAAAAGCGCCGCTGGCGCTTCTTCGAGTTTCATACAATCGGAGCAGAGCGCCGATTCTTCGGCGAGCGCTCAGCCTCAAAGTCCCGAAGCCTCCACTATGAAGTCAAACAGTTCGAGCGAAGCTCCCAAAGAGCGAGAATTGACGGCTGAGGAGAAAATCGAACGGGCGAAAAAGATCGTCGAACTTCAGCGACAACAGAAAATAGCGGAAGAACGAGAAGCAGAAAAACAGCGGGAAATCGAACGCCGACTGTTGGGCAAAGATTTACAGGCTCTCAAACAAAAACAACACGAAGCTGAAATCAAATTGGCGCTCGATGAACGCATGCGGGAAAAAGCTGCCGAAGCTGAAGCTCGCGAAAAAGTCCTCAAACAAATCGCACAAGACAAGCTCGAACGGAAACAACGGGAAATGGCACTCCAG cAACAAACTGCACAGCAGCAACGACAGAATCAAGACGATCGAAGCGAGGCGATTGCGTCGGGAAGTTCGAGCAGCGATTCGACGACGGCTCGGATCCAATTTCGATTGCCGTCGGGTGCTCCGCACTTGGGAAAATTCGAAGCTACGAGTACCCTCGGTTCACTGCGTTCTTACGTGGCTCGTAACATCGAATTGCCTTTTCAACAGTTCACGATGTCCACGACTTTTCCCCGCAGGGATTTGGTCGTCAAGGACGACGACAAAACTCTCATGGAACTCGAACTCGTTCCAACTGCAGTTATTTTAATTCTCCCAGTCAAAAGT TCTAAAGTAACGAGCGTCGTGTCATCAGACGGCGACGCTGGTTTCGTGTCCCGTTTCATTTGGGCGCTCTTCGCTCCGATCATGTCGATCTACAATTTCGTGATGGGCTACTTTTCGGGCGCACCGAGGAATCCACCGGACAGCCGCAGCGATGTGAATCCCGGAGGACGTGGCGCGAGCCCAAACGCCGAAAGATTCGGTCGCGTTCCCGACCAACCTgg TTCGATAAACGGAAATATTTTGGGCGGTCCGTCGACGACGATACGTTCGCGAGGGAACATTCACAGGCTTCATTCCGGAggcgacgacaacgacgagaACAACACGTGGAACGGTAATTCCACACAACAGATGTGA
- the LOC122418217 gene encoding homeobox protein MSH-D-like isoform X3 — MSADDSKSVENDSGALEKCVSSPRVSAFSIERLLAPSESNSTIKRTIRDEKFAFDKIRVAPDSSMSLNEDIEAQEDADVVCSTSPGPEISYEACTSSSGTNSILGVEGPESENANEGNSSVTSDEDRKKRPRTAFTASQIKSLEAEFERNKYLSVAKRLQLSKSLKLTETQIKIWFQNRRTKWKRKYTNDVELLAQQYYSSLGIPAPRPIFVGDRLWFFNYPGQPAVPASPLVPGHVNPLHLGPALPIVQSLPSNLSVGTQNSVFQNCLNPHQNHHLGQQLDFRRQDR, encoded by the exons ATGTCTGCGGACGACTCAAAATCGGTGGAAAACGATTCTGGCGCGTTAGAAAAGTGCGTCTCGAGTCCTCGAGTATCGGCTTTCAGCATCGAAAGACTACTGGCACCGAGTGAAAGTAATTCGACGATAAAAAGGACTAttcgcgatgaaaaatttgctttCGATAAAATTAGAGTGGCTCCTGACTCATCCATGTCCCTCAACGAGGATATCGAAGCTCAGGAAGACGCTGACGTCGTTTGCTCGACTTCACCCGGACCGGAAATAAGTTACG AAGCGTGTACCAGCAGCTCtggaacgaattccattttgGGTGTCGAAGGCCCCGAGTCGGAAAACGCGAACGAGGGTAATTCCAGTGTGACCAGTGACGAGGACAGGAAAAAGAGACCGAGAACCGCCTTCACAGCTTCGCAGATCAAGTCTCTCGAGGCTGAGTTCGAGAGGAACAAATATCTGAGCGTCGCCAAAAGATTGCAGCTGAGCAAAAGTCTCAAACTCACGGAAACTCAG ATCAAAATATGGTTTCAAAACAGACGAACCAAGTGGAAAAGGAAATACACGAACGACGTCGAGCTTCTGGCACAGCAGTACTATTCCAGCCTCGGGATTCCGGCTCCGAGGCCCATTTTCGTTGGCGATCGATTGTG gttttttaACTACCCCGGCCAACCAGCCGTCCCGGCATCACCCCTCGTGCCAGGCCACGTGAATCCTCTGCATTTGGGCCCTGCTTTACCGATCGTCCAATCTTTACCCAGCAACCTTTCGGTCGGGACGCAAAATTCTGTATTCCAAAACTGCCTTAATCCACATCAGAATCACCATTTGGGACAGCAGCTCGATTTTCGGAGACAGGACaggtga
- the LOC122418099 gene encoding venom serine carboxypeptidase-like → MNSLKSLSVELLLVIFVVVIQSVLGYSNFNSRAKRSDEYFVVSFEDDPNPGQPLYVTPLLKAGAVDYARNKAEVVHSQMHVRSYAGYFTVNETLNSNLFFWFFPATQVSPENASVLLYLGGQARGNLFSDIFTQNGPFEMKHGNFLDPRKESWNNKLNVIYIDAQVGSGYSFTDSDAGYPTSQKQIADDLYTALKQFFQLFPSLQQNHFFLAAHGYASKIVLELCTLIYDRKISEPKKINLEGIVIANGIVDPVNQFVFANFLRNNELIEATDESWFSGQEEHIRQWITQNNHIQAFDMYERLIMGKSSYFNNITGYLYPYNVLKAGDEGNSYFSNEWIQYNEQRRALHVGSNHYTELNVIALNSLRDQVTISQAKRLSEALDNYFRVLVYTGIHDILCSPLSVQNYLGCLKWRYSDQFRQADRELWRVSNGQLAGYIKKSHEPGSIYLTEVIVRNAGHFSSHDQPQWTLELVEKFVEDSL, encoded by the exons atgaattcgCTTAAAAGTCTCAGTGTAGAATTGTTGCTCGTGATTTTCGTTGTCGTTATCCAGAGTGTCTTGGGTTATTCTAACTTTAATTCAAGAGCAAAACGCTCTGACGAGTATTTCGTGGTTAGTTTTGAGGATGACCCCAACCCCGGTCAACCGCTCTATGTGACGCCTCTTCTTAAGGCTGGGGCTGTTGACTACGCAAGAAACAAAGCAGAAGTTGTCCATTCCCAGATGCACGTCCGGAGTTACGCTGGTTATTTCACTGTCAACGAGACACTCAATTCCAATTTGTTCTTTTGGTTTTTTCCTGCTACGCAg GTGAGCCCGGAGAATGCTTCTGTACTTCTTTATCTAGGAGGTCAAGCTCGTGGAAATCTGTTTTCTGATATATTCACGCAAAATGGtccattcgaaatgaaacatGGCAATTTCTTGGATCCCCGTAAGGAATCCTGGAACAATAAATTGAACGTCATTTACATTGACGCGCAGGTTGGCTCAGGTTATAGTTTCACAGATTCGGATGCGGGTTATCCGACGTCGCAGAAACAAATTGCTGATGATTTGTACACAGCTCTGAAGCAATTTTTCCAGCTCTTCCCCTCGCTCCaacaaaaccatttttttctggctGCTCATGGTTATGCGAGTAAAATTGTATTAGAGCTTTGCACTTTGATCTATGACCGTAAAATAAGCGAGCCCAAAAAGATCAATCTGGAAGGCATAGTGATCGCTAACGGTATTGTTGACCCAGTGAATCAGTTTGTCTTTGCAAATTTTCTCCGCAACAATGAGCTCATTGAAGCGACTGATGAGTCATGGTTCTCCGGCCAAGAGGAGCATATTAGGCAGTGGATAACGCAGAATAATCACATTCAGGCTTTCGATATGTACGAGCGACTGATCATGGGCAAAAGCTCTTACTTTAATAATATAACCGGATACTTGTATCCCTACAATGTCCTCAAAGCTGGGGACGAaggaaattcttatttttccaACGAATGGATCCAGTACAACGAACAGCGTCGTGCTCTCCACGTTGGCAGTAATCATTACACAGAGCTTAACGTCATAGCACTAAACTCTCTCAGAGATCAAGTAACCATTTCCCAGGCTAAACGTTTGAGCGAAGCACTCGACAACTACTTCCGAGTTCTCGTCTACACTGGTATTCACGATATTCTCTGCTCGCCTTTGTCTGTTCAGAATTATCTTGGGTGCTTGAAATGGCGCTACAGTGATCAATTCAGGCAGGCTGACAGAGAACTGTGGCGTGTCAGCAATGGCCAACTAGCTGGttacattaaaaaatcacatgaaccTGGTAGTATTTACCTCACCGAAGTCATTGTCAGGAATGCCGGACACTTTTCTTCTCACGATCAACCACAATGGACTTTGGAACTCGTGGAGAAATTCGTGGAAGATTCGCTCTAG